From one Vanacampus margaritifer isolate UIUO_Vmar chromosome 12, RoL_Vmar_1.0, whole genome shotgun sequence genomic stretch:
- the perp gene encoding p53 apoptosis effector related to PMP-22, with amino-acid sequence MFRCGIAYPRCRWIVPLLLLFAIIFDIIAIAATSGWVTDEEGKTHYASMWEQYYGRNDQWSEGKSLMEFPWAQAVAALMILGLLILIGAFILSCVALCCTVNVTLLPVIGVMLIIVVVLQVIALIIYPVKFNEQIFEGHYYYTWAYGFGWGATLLCIGCAVLFCCLPRYEDELTGLAKTKYLYTSA; translated from the exons ATGTTCCGCTGCGGAATCGCCTACCCACGCTGCAGGTGGATCGTGCCCCTGCTGTTGCTCTTCGCCATCATCTTCGACATCATCGCCATCGCCGCCACGTCGGGTTGGGTGACGGACGAGGAGGGCAAGACGCACTACGCCAGCATGTGGGAGCAGTATTACGGACGTAACGACCAGTGGTCAGAGGGCAAGTCCCTCATGGAGTTCC CGTGGGCGCAGGCGGTGGCCGCCCTGATGATCCTCggcctcctcatcctcatcggCGCCTTCATCCTGTCCTGCGTGGCGCTGTGCTGCACGGTCAACGTCACGCTGCTGCCCGTTATCGGCGTCATGCTTATTATTGTTG TGGTGCTGCAGGTGATCGCCCTGATCATCTACCCGGTCAAGTTCAACGAGCAGATCTTCGAGGGCCACTACTACTACACGTGGGCGTACGGCTTCGGCTGGGGCGCCACCCTGCTGTGCATCGGCTGCGCCGTGCTCTTCTGCTGCCTGCCGCGCTACGAGGACGAGCTCACCGGCCTGGCCAAGACCAAGTACCTCTACACGTCTGCCTAA